Proteins encoded together in one Aneurinibacillus sp. REN35 window:
- a CDS encoding stalk domain-containing protein: QMTQPAKLKNGSVYVPIRFVAQTLGATVDWQSAKNTVAISDEGKFVMGWATSDTPAAFWANIRTGELYQS, from the coding sequence CAGATGACCCAGCCCGCCAAGTTGAAGAACGGATCCGTCTACGTGCCGATCCGCTTCGTCGCGCAGACGCTCGGCGCGACGGTCGATTGGCAGAGCGCCAAGAACACCGTCGCCATCTCCGACGAGGGCAAATTCGTCATGGGCTGGGCGACGTCGGATACGCCCGCGGCCTTCTGGGCGAATATTCGCACCGGCGAGCTGTACCAGTCCTA